From Thunnus maccoyii chromosome 21, fThuMac1.1, whole genome shotgun sequence, the proteins below share one genomic window:
- the LOC121887970 gene encoding vascular cell adhesion protein 1-like isoform X2 — protein MRFMAALSTKMLTDNMLLSVFFLTGALAACPHIPHLFITAPLEIEALSGSCLQIPCNFSAGPGKTFDGSRTTFGVWIKNDHRFKSYPRNVIFNSGQTVNTYPMNITGNLSQNDCTTLFSSLITTYLDKYFFRIENGPFSETAFCDPVQITVKDSPPSPRIEISGELKEKESVTITCSAFTPCPHSPPKLTWNLQQDAHNKIEENADRTFTTKIQTTITLSDKHDGYNITCSSNYSVNEGQNAKSAEEKVTLSVSYAPKDTSVRISPSGLVSPGSWVNLTCSSRAKPAANFTWFNISKDGTMKVSEGDFYSFNVTDGGVYHCVATNDLGNQTSEIHLTIKGPEMPHESFQWGAILGGMFGIIVLICLVVCVCILVSLKWFQLTIPTPQQTQPVSQPV, from the exons ATGAGATTCATGGCAGCCCTGTCTACAAAGATGTTGACAGACAACATGTTACTGAGTGTCTTCTTTCTTACAG GTGCTTTGGCTGCTTGTCCTCATATTCCACACCTCTTCATTACTGCACCGCTGGAGATAGAAGCACTGAGTGGATCTTGTTTGCAAATCCCGTGTAACTTTAGTGCTGGACCAGGAAAAACATTTGATGGCAGCAGAACAACCTTTGGAGTGTGGATTAAAAATGACCACAGATTTAAAAGCTATCCaagaaatgtgattttcaaCAGTGGTCAGACAGTTAACACCTATCCAATGAACATTACTGGAAACCTGAGTCAGAACGACTGCACCACTCTGTTTTCCAGTTTAATCACAACATATTTAGACAAATACTTCTTTAGAATTGAGAACGGACCATTCAGTGAAACAGCTTTTTGTGACCCTGTTCAAATAACAGTCAAAG ATTCTCCTCCGAGCCCCAGAATTGAAATCTCAGGTgagctgaaggagaaggagtCTGTAACTATAACCTGCTCAGCTTTCACTCCCTGTCCACACTCCCCTCCTAAACTCACCTGGAATCTCCAACAAGACGCTCACAACAAAATAGAGGAAAACGCAGATCGAACCTTTACGACTAAAATCCAGACGACCATCACTCTGTCTGACAAGCACGACGGATACAACATCACCTGTTCTTCCAACTACTCTGTGAATGAAGGACAAAATGCTAAgtcagcagaggaaaaagtgaCTCTCAGTGTTTCAT atGCTCCCAAAGACACCTCAGTGAGGATCAGTCCATCAGGTTTGGTGTCACCAGGTAGCTGGGTGAACCTGACCTGCTCCAGCAGAGCCAAACCTGCTGCCAACTTCACCTGGTTCAACATCAGCAAAGATGGAACCATGAAAGTATCTGAAGGAGACTTTTACAGCTTCAATGTGACAGATGGAGGAGTTTATCACTGTGTGGCCACAAATGATCTTGGTAATCAGACGTCAGAGATCCATCTGACTATTAAAG GACCAGAAATGCCTCATGAATCTTTTCAGTGGGGGGCGATTCTTGGAGGAATGTTTGGGATCATCGTACTCATCTGCCtggttgtctgtgtgtg cattcTCGTGTCTTTGAAGTGGTTCCAGTTGACAATTCCAACTCCACAACAAACTCAG CCAGTTAGCCAGCCAGTTTAG
- the LOC121887970 gene encoding vascular cell adhesion protein 1-like isoform X3, whose protein sequence is MRFMAALSTKMLTDNMLLSVFFLTGALAACPHIPHLFITAPLEIEALSGSCLQIPCNFSAGPGKTFDGSRTTFGVWIKNDHRFKSYPRNVIFNSGQTVNTYPMNITGNLSQNDCTTLFSSLITTYLDKYFFRIENGPFSETAFCDPVQITVKDSPPSPRIEISGELKEKESVTITCSAFTPCPHSPPKLTWNLQQDAHNKIEENADRTFTTKIQTTITLSDKHDGYNITCSSNYSVNEGQNAKSAEEKVTLSVSYAPKDTSVRISPSGLVSPGSWVNLTCSSRAKPAANFTWFNISKDGTMKVSEGDFYSFNVTDGGVYHCVATNDLGNQTSEIHLTIKAGPEMPHESFQWGAILGGMFGIIVLICLVVCVCILVSLKWFQLTIPTPQQTQVGKF, encoded by the exons ATGAGATTCATGGCAGCCCTGTCTACAAAGATGTTGACAGACAACATGTTACTGAGTGTCTTCTTTCTTACAG GTGCTTTGGCTGCTTGTCCTCATATTCCACACCTCTTCATTACTGCACCGCTGGAGATAGAAGCACTGAGTGGATCTTGTTTGCAAATCCCGTGTAACTTTAGTGCTGGACCAGGAAAAACATTTGATGGCAGCAGAACAACCTTTGGAGTGTGGATTAAAAATGACCACAGATTTAAAAGCTATCCaagaaatgtgattttcaaCAGTGGTCAGACAGTTAACACCTATCCAATGAACATTACTGGAAACCTGAGTCAGAACGACTGCACCACTCTGTTTTCCAGTTTAATCACAACATATTTAGACAAATACTTCTTTAGAATTGAGAACGGACCATTCAGTGAAACAGCTTTTTGTGACCCTGTTCAAATAACAGTCAAAG ATTCTCCTCCGAGCCCCAGAATTGAAATCTCAGGTgagctgaaggagaaggagtCTGTAACTATAACCTGCTCAGCTTTCACTCCCTGTCCACACTCCCCTCCTAAACTCACCTGGAATCTCCAACAAGACGCTCACAACAAAATAGAGGAAAACGCAGATCGAACCTTTACGACTAAAATCCAGACGACCATCACTCTGTCTGACAAGCACGACGGATACAACATCACCTGTTCTTCCAACTACTCTGTGAATGAAGGACAAAATGCTAAgtcagcagaggaaaaagtgaCTCTCAGTGTTTCAT atGCTCCCAAAGACACCTCAGTGAGGATCAGTCCATCAGGTTTGGTGTCACCAGGTAGCTGGGTGAACCTGACCTGCTCCAGCAGAGCCAAACCTGCTGCCAACTTCACCTGGTTCAACATCAGCAAAGATGGAACCATGAAAGTATCTGAAGGAGACTTTTACAGCTTCAATGTGACAGATGGAGGAGTTTATCACTGTGTGGCCACAAATGATCTTGGTAATCAGACGTCAGAGATCCATCTGACTATTAAAG CAGGACCAGAAATGCCTCATGAATCTTTTCAGTGGGGGGCGATTCTTGGAGGAATGTTTGGGATCATCGTACTCATCTGCCtggttgtctgtgtgtg cattcTCGTGTCTTTGAAGTGGTTCCAGTTGACAATTCCAACTCCACAACAAACTCAGGTGGGAAAATTCTGA
- the LOC121887970 gene encoding vascular cell adhesion protein 1-like isoform X1 has translation MRFMAALSTKMLTDNMLLSVFFLTGALAACPHIPHLFITAPLEIEALSGSCLQIPCNFSAGPGKTFDGSRTTFGVWIKNDHRFKSYPRNVIFNSGQTVNTYPMNITGNLSQNDCTTLFSSLITTYLDKYFFRIENGPFSETAFCDPVQITVKDSPPSPRIEISGELKEKESVTITCSAFTPCPHSPPKLTWNLQQDAHNKIEENADRTFTTKIQTTITLSDKHDGYNITCSSNYSVNEGQNAKSAEEKVTLSVSYAPKDTSVRISPSGLVSPGSWVNLTCSSRAKPAANFTWFNISKDGTMKVSEGDFYSFNVTDGGVYHCVATNDLGNQTSEIHLTIKAGPEMPHESFQWGAILGGMFGIIVLICLVVCVCILVSLKWFQLTIPTPQQTQPVSQPV, from the exons ATGAGATTCATGGCAGCCCTGTCTACAAAGATGTTGACAGACAACATGTTACTGAGTGTCTTCTTTCTTACAG GTGCTTTGGCTGCTTGTCCTCATATTCCACACCTCTTCATTACTGCACCGCTGGAGATAGAAGCACTGAGTGGATCTTGTTTGCAAATCCCGTGTAACTTTAGTGCTGGACCAGGAAAAACATTTGATGGCAGCAGAACAACCTTTGGAGTGTGGATTAAAAATGACCACAGATTTAAAAGCTATCCaagaaatgtgattttcaaCAGTGGTCAGACAGTTAACACCTATCCAATGAACATTACTGGAAACCTGAGTCAGAACGACTGCACCACTCTGTTTTCCAGTTTAATCACAACATATTTAGACAAATACTTCTTTAGAATTGAGAACGGACCATTCAGTGAAACAGCTTTTTGTGACCCTGTTCAAATAACAGTCAAAG ATTCTCCTCCGAGCCCCAGAATTGAAATCTCAGGTgagctgaaggagaaggagtCTGTAACTATAACCTGCTCAGCTTTCACTCCCTGTCCACACTCCCCTCCTAAACTCACCTGGAATCTCCAACAAGACGCTCACAACAAAATAGAGGAAAACGCAGATCGAACCTTTACGACTAAAATCCAGACGACCATCACTCTGTCTGACAAGCACGACGGATACAACATCACCTGTTCTTCCAACTACTCTGTGAATGAAGGACAAAATGCTAAgtcagcagaggaaaaagtgaCTCTCAGTGTTTCAT atGCTCCCAAAGACACCTCAGTGAGGATCAGTCCATCAGGTTTGGTGTCACCAGGTAGCTGGGTGAACCTGACCTGCTCCAGCAGAGCCAAACCTGCTGCCAACTTCACCTGGTTCAACATCAGCAAAGATGGAACCATGAAAGTATCTGAAGGAGACTTTTACAGCTTCAATGTGACAGATGGAGGAGTTTATCACTGTGTGGCCACAAATGATCTTGGTAATCAGACGTCAGAGATCCATCTGACTATTAAAG CAGGACCAGAAATGCCTCATGAATCTTTTCAGTGGGGGGCGATTCTTGGAGGAATGTTTGGGATCATCGTACTCATCTGCCtggttgtctgtgtgtg cattcTCGTGTCTTTGAAGTGGTTCCAGTTGACAATTCCAACTCCACAACAAACTCAG CCAGTTAGCCAGCCAGTTTAG